The genomic interval AAATGAACCCATCGTTCCTTGTTCAAATATTTTGCGGTCAAAGATGCTTTGCATTGTAAAAGTCCTTTTAAATCACCGCTATAAATAATCTCACCGCCATGTTTGCCGGCCCCGGGCCCCATATCTATGATATGGTCTGCGCTGCGGATGGTTTCTTCATCATGCTCCACCACCAGAACACTGTTGCCTGCGTCTCTTAGCTTTTTCAAAGTATCTATGAGCTGTTGATTATCACGCTGATGCAAACCGATACTGGGCTCATCCAGCACATAAACCACTCCTATCAGGCCCGAGCCGATCTGCGTGGCCAGACGTATGCGCTGCGCTTCTCCGCCGCTCAGTGTACCGGCTTTGCGATCCAGGGTAATATAACCGAGCCCGACATTTTCCAGAAAAAACAATTTGGACTTCATCTTTTTAATTATTTCCCTGGCAATGTGCGCTTCATATTCGGACAAAGAAAGTTCATTAAAATATCGCAATAAAGCACTGATATTCATTTTAGTAATATCGGAAATATTCATGTCCCTTATCTTGATAGCCAGAATTTCCGGCTTCAAGCGCTGTCCATGACAGGTGGAACATGTCTCTTCCCGCATATACCTGCGCATATTGGCGCGCATATGCTCGGACTGTGTCTGGTAATAACGTCGTTTCAAGTTGCCGATAACACCTTCAAAAGCTTTATTAAACTGCAGATTGCCGGAAAAATTGCTACCCGAAGACTTGCCCATTTCCCAGTTCATTTCCACTACCTCCGAACCTGAACCGTAAAGAAGAATATTCCATTGTTGAGGAGTTAAATTCTTGGCCGGTGTGTCCAGTGAAAATCCATATTTTTTCCCGGCAGACTCCACCATCATGCCGTAATAAGTATCATCCAAATTTATTATCTTGGAAGTAGCATAGCGCAAGGGCAAATGTTTGCTGGAGAAAACAAGGTCCGGTGAAAATTCCAGTTTTGATCCCAGACCGTTACAGGCCGGGCATGCCCCGTATGGAGCATTAAAAGAAAACATCCGGGGAGAAATCTCGCCGATACTTATACCGCAGTCCAGACAAGCAAAATGCTCGCTGTAAACTTCTTCTTTTTTATCAGGATAAATGACACTTATAATCCCTGTGCCTATCTTCAGCGCAGTTTCTATAGAATCGGCCAGGCGTTTTTTCTTGTCTTCTGTTACACGGATACGGTCAATAATCACTTCAATAGTATGTTTTTTATTTTTATCCAGAGTAATTTCGTCTTCTACATGCATGATCTGCTTGTCTACCCTGGCCCTTAAAAACCCCTGCTTACGGATATTCTCAAAAATATGGCGGTACTCCCCTTTTTTGTTGCGGATAAGCGGAGCGAGAATAGTAATTTCCTTATCAGCGGCTTCTTTTAAAATCTGCTCAATAATCTGGGATGCGCTCTGGCGGTTTATCTTTTTCCCGCAATTTGGACAATGCGGAATACCAATATGCGCGAACAGCAAACGTAAATAGTCATAAATCTCGGTAACCGTAGCCACTGTGGAACGCGGATTGCGGCTGGTGGATTTCTGATCAATAGCAATGGCCGGCGGAAGCTCCTCTATGGAGTCTACATCCGGCTTTTGCAGTTGTTCCAGAAACTGCCGGGCGTAATTGGACAACGACTCCACATAACGGCGCTGACCCTCTGCGTAAATAGTATCAAACGCCAGTGAACTTTTTCCTGAGCCGCTGAGACCGGTGATGACTACCATTTGATGGCGCGGGACATCCAGATCGATATTCTTGAGATTATGCTCTCTGGCGCCCTTGATTATTATACATTGTTTATTTTTTTCCATTTTTTCCTTAGGCACAATATTATAACCTCTTTGATATACCGATGAAAGTATATTGTTTGCATAGTATCATTGTAGTACAATTGTACTACAATGAAAAAAACAATTCAACCCCTTACGCTCATTTCCTGGCCCAACACTATTGTACATATCGACGGCGACAGTTTTTTTGCTTCGGTAGAGCAGGCGCTGGACCCTTCGCTTAAAGGCAAAGCTATAGTTACCGGCCAGGAACGCGGCATTGCCTCGGCCATCAGTGTTGAAGGTAAAAAACTGGGAATAAAACGCGGCATGCCCATAGGGCTTATAAAACGCAACTACCCTGACTGCGTCATTGTGCCCGGGAACTATGAAGCCTATATGACTTTTGCCAAACGCATATTTGATATCATGCGCCGCTACACACCGGCTGTGGAGGAATATTCCATAGATGAAGCCTTCGCGGACATTACCGGACTGCGCAGGACCTTAAATAAAAGCTACAAAGATATCGCTTCCGGCATGCAAAAAGAAATAACCGCGGAGTTGGACATAACCGTCTCTGTAGGCGTAAGCCTTACCAAAACTCTGGCCAAGCTCTGTTCCAAGTTCCGCAAACCGAACGGGCTTACCTGTGTAAAAGGAAGTTATATTCATATTCTTTTGCAAAAAAATTCCATAGAAAAGGTCTGGGGCATCGGCCATAATATTGCTGCTTTTTTAAAAAAATATGACTGCCATACCGCCTACGATTTTGCGCAAAAACCGCTTGCTTTTGTGGAAGAATACCTGACTAAAAAAGAAGTAGAAATATACAAAGAGTTACGCGGGGAAATGGTCTATCCGGTGGAAGTCAGCAAAAAAGAAACTTACCAGAGCATCAGCAAGGCCAAAACTTTCGGCCCTACCTCCGACAAAGCCAAAGTCTTCGCTCAGCTCATTAAAAATATCGAGGAAGCCACAGCCAAATGCCGCAAATATAAACTCATGGCCGGCCAACTCATTATCGTACTCAAAACCCAGCAGTTCCGCACAGCCGGACTGAAAGCCAAATTGTCCCGGTTC from Candidatus Margulisiibacteriota bacterium carries:
- the uvrA gene encoding excinuclease ABC subunit UvrA, which translates into the protein MEKNKQCIIIKGAREHNLKNIDLDVPRHQMVVITGLSGSGKSSLAFDTIYAEGQRRYVESLSNYARQFLEQLQKPDVDSIEELPPAIAIDQKSTSRNPRSTVATVTEIYDYLRLLFAHIGIPHCPNCGKKINRQSASQIIEQILKEAADKEITILAPLIRNKKGEYRHIFENIRKQGFLRARVDKQIMHVEDEITLDKNKKHTIEVIIDRIRVTEDKKKRLADSIETALKIGTGIISVIYPDKKEEVYSEHFACLDCGISIGEISPRMFSFNAPYGACPACNGLGSKLEFSPDLVFSSKHLPLRYATSKIINLDDTYYGMMVESAGKKYGFSLDTPAKNLTPQQWNILLYGSGSEVVEMNWEMGKSSGSNFSGNLQFNKAFEGVIGNLKRRYYQTQSEHMRANMRRYMREETCSTCHGQRLKPEILAIKIRDMNISDITKMNISALLRYFNELSLSEYEAHIAREIIKKMKSKLFFLENVGLGYITLDRKAGTLSGGEAQRIRLATQIGSGLIGVVYVLDEPSIGLHQRDNQQLIDTLKKLRDAGNSVLVVEHDEETIRSADHIIDMGPGAGKHGGEIIYSGDLKGLLQCKASLTAKYLNKERWVHLQERKRIQNFNKIEIIGAAENNLKNINVTIPLGKWVSVTGVSGSGKSSLINEVFYKAVARMLYKSADAPGKHQEIRGLENIDKVICINQEPIGKTPRSNPATYTGVFDHIRSLFASTREASMRGYKLGRFSFNVKGGRCETCQGDGLKKISMSFLPDVYVPCEVCKGKRYNKETLEITYKGMNISDVLDMDVEQAYNFFYSIPRIKNVLQTLLDVGLGYIHLGQSSTTLSGGEAQRIKLSSELSKRSTGKTLYILDEPTTGLHFADVEMLIQVLNRLVESGNTVVVIEHNVDMIRSADYIIDLGPEGGDAGGQVIVAGTVDEVKKCKKSYTAKYL
- a CDS encoding DNA polymerase IV yields the protein MKKTIQPLTLISWPNTIVHIDGDSFFASVEQALDPSLKGKAIVTGQERGIASAISVEGKKLGIKRGMPIGLIKRNYPDCVIVPGNYEAYMTFAKRIFDIMRRYTPAVEEYSIDEAFADITGLRRTLNKSYKDIASGMQKEITAELDITVSVGVSLTKTLAKLCSKFRKPNGLTCVKGSYIHILLQKNSIEKVWGIGHNIAAFLKKYDCHTAYDFAQKPLAFVEEYLTKKEVEIYKELRGEMVYPVEVSKKETYQSISKAKTFGPTSDKAKVFAQLIKNIEEATAKCRKYKLMAGQLIIVLKTQQFRTAGLKAKLSRFSASPLEIIPIAEELFKRCYADGNTYRQTICILTHLTAAKNIQLTLFDSGLSIEKLESISESMDEINKKYGRGTIHLTESLAARHKYENEFRVPLMKMNI